The Stomoxys calcitrans chromosome 3, idStoCalc2.1, whole genome shotgun sequence genome includes a region encoding these proteins:
- the LOC131995697 gene encoding uncharacterized protein LOC131995697 translates to MGRHIPECLLRTLLVRAGIEKNPGPWFCSVFQNRLHHRSVSVRRNRCMEWVHFRSCSGLTSLREYSHTGYVARCCANIASSGSQASPSASSSSDYVTPPPSTPVRQFIQRQHPSPTIARPMPGSASFLQLNCNGLRGKIDEIVDFMTRKSISVAAIQEIKLTNTCSLYSCHGYNVLRKDRSRNGGGGLAFVIHHSVQYRPISPALDASDPYMECMEVAVRSGTAEIEKYNVYIPPVGSCVPINGQAYNPDISGLLSGHNRLVLGDFNAHHTSWHSPLGNDQRGRALAEQIDSSTFCTVNEDAPTRITRRCSSAPDISIASPDLLSDVYWQAVISLGSGHLPIILTIDRPPDFITSERRTFINYKKADWSGFREYTNRRFSELPPPSDVLVAERKFRDIINAAAARFIPAGRIPQVRPNFPAQAVVLADERDGIRAMDPANPRISELNLEINRVVNEHKRNLWLEHLEQCNLAPV, encoded by the coding sequence atggggaggcacatcccggagtgccttctccgtacgcttctggtccgtgccgggattgaaaagaaccccggaccctggttctgttcggttttccagaaccgccttcatcatcggtcggtgtcggtgaggcgtaaccggtgcatggagtgggtacatttccgttcttgctctggcctaacttcgctacgggagtatagtcatactggatatgtcgctaggtgctgtgcgaacatagccagcagtgggtcacaagcgtcgccttcggcgtcctcgtcgtcggactatgtgaccccccccccCTCgactcccgtacggcaatttatccaacgacagcaccctagccctactattgccaggccaatgCCGGGAAGTgcatcgttcttgcagttaaactgcaacggactgcgtggcaagattgatgagatcgtagattttatgactcggaagagcatatcggtcgcagcgatccaggagataaagctgaccaacacttgCAGCTtgtacagttgtcacggttacaatgtgctacgtaaggatcgctcaaggaatggaggtgggggattggccttcgttatacaccattccgtgcagtatagacctatctcgcctgcgcttgacgctagtgacccatacatggaatgtatggaggtagcagtcaggtctggtactgccgagatagagaaatacaacgtgtatataccgccggttggtagctgtgtcccgattaatggccaggcttacaaccccgacataagtgggttgctatctggccataatcgtctagttctgggggattttaatgcacatcacacgtcatggcattctcccctaggtaacgaccagcgtggcagagctttggcagagcaaatagatagctccacgttttgcacggtgaatgaggatgcccccactaggattacgaggaggtgcagcagcgcgccagacatctcaattgcatcccctgatctcctgagtgacgtatactggcaagccgtcatctctttggggtcaggccacctccccataattctcaccatcgaccgaccacccgacttcataacctctgagcgccggacgtttatcaattataagaaggccgattggagtggcttcagagagtataccaatcgccgcttcagtgaactgccacccccctctgatgtgcttgtggccgagaggaaattccgagacatcatcaacgcagcagccgctcgctttataccagccggtcgaataccacaagtgcgacccaatttcccggcgcaagcagtggtactcgcagacgagcgtgatggtattcgtgctatggacccagctaaccccagaatcagcgagctgaatctggaaataaacagggtagtcaacgaacataagcggaatttgtggctggaacacttggagcaatgtaacttggcaccggtgtag